Proteins from a genomic interval of Indicator indicator isolate 239-I01 chromosome 1, UM_Iind_1.1, whole genome shotgun sequence:
- the LOC128970392 gene encoding cystatin-B-like: MLCGGASAARPATDETQHIANEVKPQLEEKEGKTFDVFTAVEFKTQVVAGTNYFIKVHVGNDDFMHLRVFKSLPHENKPLSLHSYQSSKAKHDELSYF, encoded by the exons ATGTTGTGTGGAGGTGCCTCGGCGGCTCGGCCCGCCACCGACGAGACACAGCATATCGCGAACGAG GTGAAGCCTcagctggaagaaaaagaagggaaaacattTGATGTCTTCACTGCAGTAGAGTTTAAAACTCAGGTGGTTGCTGGAACCAACTACTTCATCAAG GTCCATGTTGGCAATGATGACTTCATGCACCTGCGTGTGTTCAAAAGCCTTCCTCACGAGAATAAGCCTCTCAGTCTCCACAGCTACCAGAGCAGCAAGGCAAAGCATGATGAACTGTCTTATTTCTAG
- the LOC128972891 gene encoding cystatin-A-like, with the protein MMPGGLSETKTATPEVQHIVNQVKPQFESRENRTFRIFKAIVYKTQVVAGINYFIKVQVSDDDYVHLKVFQGLSHENQGPNLDGFQTGKTRDDPLTYF; encoded by the exons ATGATGCCTGGAGGCTTATCTGAGACCAAGACTGCTACTCCAGAAGTCCAGCATATTGTTAACCAG GTGAAGCCACAATTTGAAAGCAGGGAAAACAGGACATTTCGTATCTTCAAAGCCATAGTATATAAGACTCAGGTGGTTGCTGGCATCAACTATTTCATTAAG GTCCAAGTTTCCGATGATGATTATGTCCACTTAAAGGTGTTTCAGGGCCTTTCTCATGAGAACCAAGGTCCTAACCTTGACGGTTTTCAGACTGGCAAAACCAGAGATGATCCTCTGACCTACTTCTGA